DNA from Pseudomonadota bacterium:
CTCGAGAGTGGCGGCCCTGAATTCGACGCCGAGCAACAGGCGATTGCCAAGGGCGACAACGTGGGCGAGGAGTACTACGAACTCGACACCACTCGCTTGCGCCTGTTCGGCGGCACCGCTGCCATTTGGGGCGGGCGCTGCGCCGAGCTCGACGCCATCGACTTTGAGAAGCGCGACTACCTACCGCACAGCGGCTGGCCCATCACCAAAGCCGACCTTGCGCCCTACTACGAGCACGCCTTCCGGGAGATGGGCCTCGAGCGCCCAGCGGGCGACCGCCTGTGGTCCGTCGTCGGCCGCCACAAGCCAGCCTTCGACGCCGCCAAGCTCGACGCCGGCCTGTGGTGCTTCGATGAGAACGGCGAGCGCTTCACCGACACGCGCCGTGGATCCCTAGGCAAGGTCAGGATTGTGTTGGGCACCACGGTCACCAAGTTCGACGTTGGAGCGCAGGGCCTGGTCGAGGCGATCACGGCGCAATCCCTAGGGGGACGCACCGTGCAGTTCGTTGCCGAACACTTCGTGCTCGCTGCCGGCGCCCTCGAGTCGGTTCGCCTGCTCTTCGCTGCCGTCCCCGAGCGACCCCAGGGGTTTGGCAACGACCGCGATCAGCTCGGCCGCTACTTCATGGAGCACCCCCATGCCCGCGGCGGCCAGATCCTGCCCGTCAGCCTCGCCCAGTCGATCCTCGTACTGCCGAGAGCCCTGCGGGTGCAGGGCAAGCGCTACGCGGCCTACCTACGGCCCGCGGATGCCCTCCAACGCTCCCTAGGCATTCTCAACACGTCGATCAGCTTCGCCGCCCGACGCCACGAAGGCATGCAGATGGACGCCCTATCTGCCGCCACGGGCAAGCTCAAGCACGATCTGCCCAGCACGCGCTTTTGGCGCTCCCTCTACAAGGGATTGAAGGGCGCCGCAATTCGCCTCCTGGAGGTGTCCGACCCCTGGCCGACCGTGTTCTCTCTCAAACGCGGACACGAGAAGAAGGGCCTCTACGCCGTCGTGCGGGCCGAGCAAGCGCCCATCCCTGAGAGTCGCGTGACCTTGGGTGAGCAAGTGGACGCCCTGGGGATGCGCCGCCTTGCCCTCGATTGGCAGTTCTCGGACATCGACAAGCGCAGCGTGCGCGTTCTGATGGAGACCCTAAAGGGCGAGTACCAACGTCTAGGCTGGGGCGACGTTGCGCTCGCCTCCTGGCTCCACGAGGAGAACACCGCTTGGCAAACCGACCCCTTGATTTCCGCCCACCCCATTGGCGGCTACCACCACATGGGCGGCACGCGGATGGGCGAGGCGCCTGCCAGCAGCGTTGTCGACGCCCACTGTAAGCTGCATGAAAGCCCAAACCTGTACGTGGCCAGCAGCAGCGTCTTCCCCACCGGCGGCTGGGCGAACCCGACCATGACAATCATCGCCCTCGCCGACCGCCTAGGGGATCATCTGGCGTCTCAGGTGACCTAGCGCCCCACAAAGGCCGACCCAACAACCTCGTTGGCAAATGTTCACGAGGGTGCTCAGCAGTAAACTCTCGTAACATCCGCGCTAAAACCGCGCTATTTTCAGCGTTTTCCAGCCACCTCCCCTTTGCCCTCCGATTGCCTGTACCGCAAATGGGGGACATGCTGTCACGTCGACCTGACGCTATATTCCCGCCCACTTCTTGGCCTGACCGTGCCCCGGTCACACGCTTGAGTCTCGCGGAAGGAGGTGAGCGATGAGTTCAACGACGATGACTGCGGTGACGATCTTGGCGATCGCATCCATCCTATTGGCGGCGTTCTTCGCCTACCGCCGATGGCATCAGCGCAGACTGCAGCAAGACGGGCTGCTCAGCGTCGGCCTCACGGCGGCCAGCATCAGCCACAGTACACACACCGTTCTCATGTGCATCGACGCCCACGCGGAGCAGCTGCGAGACATCACGCGCCAAGAAACGCACCACCAACTGGCACGCACTATCACCGAGCTGTGCCACCGGGCAATTCGCATCAACCAACAGACCATGCACCTGATGGAGCAACAGGACAGCGATGACCTGTGCCGAGACGCGATCGCGCAGCTTAGGGGAGCATCCGCCCTGCTAGATGTGGCAGCCGGTACGTCGCTGACGGTGGCGATGGATGCGAGCGGCGAGCGTGTCGCCCTCGACCTGAGACGTTCCCAGCTCGATCAGATCCTCATCAACCTGGTCATCAACGCGCGCGCGTCGCGGGCACGAGAGGTGGATCTGATCGCGCGGGTTATTCCCTACCTACACCGAGGCACCAAGGAAGCGATGTTGGTCATCGACGCGCGCGACGACGCGACGGCTGCGCCAAAGAAGATCGAACGCCGTGAACCGAAGGATCAGTACCCCTTGGAAGCTACCTTTGGTGGTGGGGGACTCGGCCTTTCCACCGTCGAGCGCCTTGCGAATCTCATAGGTGGCCGCGTGGACATCGACCGCATCCCTGGACGGGGCAGCTCCGTTACGGTCACCCTGCCCTGTCGGCGCGCTGTCGACGACGGCGACCCTGGCGAATTGACACCTAAATCAACCCCAGGGAAAGCGCCCGAAGCACCGCGGTCACGCGATCCCCTACGTCGAGCTTGCTAAAGATCCGGCGCATGTGCGTATCGACCGTGTGCCGCGACACCTGCAGGGCCTCGGCGATCGCCCCGTTGCTGTTACCGCGAGCCGCGAGTTGCAACACTTCGCGCTCCCGGGGCGCCAACTTGAGCTCATCGGCAGGCGCTACGCGCAGCAAGCTGCAGTAGATCAGGTGGCCGAGCTGCGCAACCCAGTGGAGCAGCCCGATCTGCTCCTCGTCGATCGGCAGGGTTGCCGTGCCGAAGCCGAAGCCCACGTAACCGTTTCGCCCATGGGGGCCGAATACGGGGATGGCGAGCCCGTCCCCAAGCCGAGCCGCCTCAAGCATCTGCAGATAGCGGCGCTCCTGCGTCGACAGGTCGCCAAAGGACGTCACTGCAGACCATCGAAACGGTAGCGACGCGACCGCCGCCTTACGCGAGATCGGGTCGATTCGATAGAGCTGATCTTGCACGTACCGACTGACCCACGCGTCGGGAAACCCGTGGGCGAAGACGGCGATGTGGGACTGGAAGTCGGATGCCCCTAGCGGCGGAAGATGGTGGTAGCTCATCATTTTGACACCGAAGGCGGTGAGTTGCTGAGCGAAGGTGTCCCTGAGGCTCTCGAAACTGCTCGCCTTGCGAAGCGTGGCGACCAATACCCTGACCGAGTCCGCGTCGAGGGTGACAGCTGCATCTGACGACA
Protein-coding regions in this window:
- a CDS encoding GMC family oxidoreductase, with product MIIDLNQNEAPERQRAQVCVIGAGAAGQAVAMRLADKGVDVLLLESGGPEFDAEQQAIAKGDNVGEEYYELDTTRLRLFGGTAAIWGGRCAELDAIDFEKRDYLPHSGWPITKADLAPYYEHAFREMGLERPAGDRLWSVVGRHKPAFDAAKLDAGLWCFDENGERFTDTRRGSLGKVRIVLGTTVTKFDVGAQGLVEAITAQSLGGRTVQFVAEHFVLAAGALESVRLLFAAVPERPQGFGNDRDQLGRYFMEHPHARGGQILPVSLAQSILVLPRALRVQGKRYAAYLRPADALQRSLGILNTSISFAARRHEGMQMDALSAATGKLKHDLPSTRFWRSLYKGLKGAAIRLLEVSDPWPTVFSLKRGHEKKGLYAVVRAEQAPIPESRVTLGEQVDALGMRRLALDWQFSDIDKRSVRVLMETLKGEYQRLGWGDVALASWLHEENTAWQTDPLISAHPIGGYHHMGGTRMGEAPASSVVDAHCKLHESPNLYVASSSVFPTGGWANPTMTIIALADRLGDHLASQVT
- a CDS encoding HAMP domain-containing sensor histidine kinase yields the protein MSSTTMTAVTILAIASILLAAFFAYRRWHQRRLQQDGLLSVGLTAASISHSTHTVLMCIDAHAEQLRDITRQETHHQLARTITELCHRAIRINQQTMHLMEQQDSDDLCRDAIAQLRGASALLDVAAGTSLTVAMDASGERVALDLRRSQLDQILINLVINARASRAREVDLIARVIPYLHRGTKEAMLVIDARDDATAAPKKIERREPKDQYPLEATFGGGGLGLSTVERLANLIGGRVDIDRIPGRGSSVTVTLPCRRAVDDGDPGELTPKSTPGKAPEAPRSRDPLRRAC
- a CDS encoding LuxR family transcriptional regulator, whose translation is MSSDAAVTLDADSVRVLVATLRKASSFESLRDTFAQQLTAFGVKMMSYHHLPPLGASDFQSHIAVFAHGFPDAWVSRYVQDQLYRIDPISRKAAVASLPFRWSAVTSFGDLSTQERRYLQMLEAARLGDGLAIPVFGPHGRNGYVGFGFGTATLPIDEEQIGLLHWVAQLGHLIYCSLLRVAPADELKLAPREREVLQLAARGNSNGAIAEALQVSRHTVDTHMRRIFSKLDVGDRVTAVLRALSLGLI